The Setaria viridis chromosome 2, Setaria_viridis_v4.0, whole genome shotgun sequence DNA window GGGCTTGTAGCGGTTGTTGGAGTTGCCGGTGGTGGAGGATGGAGATCCGTCAGTGTGCTGCGGCTGGGTGGCGGAGGAGCCACCGTGTCTGGCGATGAACGCCTGGTTCTCATCATGCTTGGTGTCGTGTTCGTAGCGAAGTTCTTCCAACAGCAGGTAGGAGCGGCCGCTCTGGAAGGTGTGCGGCGGGGACTTGTCGGTGATGATTGGCTTCAGGTGGCGGTACTTGGCGTGGAGACCACGGAGGAGGTTCAACACTTGGGACGGCTCGGAGACGGGGTGGCCAACGCGCGGCGAGGGTCTTGAGCTTGGAGCAGTACTGCGAGATGGAGAAGTCGCCTTTGCGAATGCTGCGGAACTCTGCTTCGAGGTAGACGGCACGCTGGAGTTCGTAGTCACGGAAGATGCCCTCGACTTCTATCCAGATGCGGAACGCGGAGGCCCGCGTCTTGTAGACGTTGTCGAAGATGGGCTTGTTCATTATGGTGTACAGCCAGTTGACGATGCTATGGTCATTTTGCACCCAGTCGGCGTCACGCGGGCGGGGATCGGCGGCAAGTGCATGTGGTCTTCAAGGCCGAATTTGCCCAACACAGAGTCAAAGAAGCACCTCCACTGGGTGTAGTTTGGCTCGGCCATGTCGAGCATCATTGGCACATGGGACTTGATGTTGATAGTTTGCACGACGGATGCTGGAGTGGGCTGCGGTGCGGTGgcagaggaggcagaggagTCTGAGGAGTGGGAAGGAGAAGCCATGGCAGCGCAAGGTTGGGCAGCGAACGGATTGGAGAGGTCGTTAGATACGTCAGTCATTGATACCATGAAGAAAGCAAGAGCTCAGGGAGATGAACAATGAATTGTACTGTGATACTTATACACATTCACGAGAGCCTGAGAGCCTAACTGCTTGAGCTATTCCTACGGGTGATGGACGTGGAGCGAGCGCATCGAGCGGATGGCGTGCATTGTGCGTGGCGAGCGCAGCTCACCTGGTAGTTACGTAGTGCCTTTGGCCTACGTGCTAGGATACTCGCTAACAGGGTCGACGGTGAGCTCACTCCAGTTCGTGCAGCTGGTGGGGGAGGTGATCGATGTCTGGGAAGTCCACGACGTCGCAGGCAAACGAGTGGAAGAGGTGGTCGGTGGTGTCCCCATCGCGCTGCAGGAGGAGGCCGTCGGGTGAGTCGAGGATGCAGTGGTTCTTGAGCTCCAGGAGGGGAACGCAGACGAAGGTGCCGTCGCTGGCGGCGAAGAGGTCCAAGAAGCGGGCATGGCCGCTGTCCGCGTGGTGGCTCAGGAACCGGCTGAAGCCCTCCGGGAAGAGCATCCAGCGGCGCAGGTCTAGTAGGGCACGGCCGCGTGggaaggcagcggcggcggtacACGACGCGCTCCCGGTCAGCACCGGCACGACGCGGGGAGGCCGGATCCACCTCCGCGTGGCCATGGAGGCTAGCAGAGAGGGTGGGCcgcgggagcggtggcggcgtggggaggagaGTGCGGGGCGGGGTGATGGCGGCGCGGCTCGAGGAAAGAGGAGAGGGTGGGAGCGAGTGCCTGCACCCACCCACTGCCAAGCGGGACCACCGTAGACGCGACCCCACCGGTCAGCGGCATTGGGCGCCGCACGGTGGGTCAGCGTCGGCGCCCACCCTACCCGGCCGCTCCACCACCACGAGCCCCGTGCTTTCGCTGGCACCAGCGGATGACCGAGCCCCTCCGCTAACCACAGGCCCACGGTAGTCTATGCCCCACTCGCAAGCGAGGCACCGCTAACCAAACGCAGGGTGGGCAAGGATGCGTGCGCGCAGCAGCCCACCCTATCGCCGGACAGCACGACACCAAGCCCACACCGAGCCACAAGCAGCTGACAGCGGGCCACGGCTTGCAACACGACCCACCGGTCAGCGGCGCGGAGCCAAGGCTGAAGCGGAGCGCTCCTCCTaccgctgccgggcgcgcgctGCACAACACGCGTTCATTTTTGCGCGTGGGATGCGGAGAGGAGGGCAAACGGCAGTGACTTTTAATCAAGCTCAGCCGATTTTGGCTCTGACAAGTTGAACATCGAACGCTCCAATGTCCACGGTTCGGTATGCGCTGCCCTCGGTTCGCTTTTCACATACACTGGAGGTGCTCTTATATATCTTCCACAATATTTAATGTTGTGTTTGAGATAAGTTCAGATAGACGCTGAGATGAGATAACGAAATATGCCGGCCATTTGTGCATGACATGTGGCACAATTTAATTAGAGGGGGACGACTCTTTGCACAACTATCCTTGGCTCCTTGCACACGACAACATACAAAGTGAGATCTCTCTTTGATCTCATAGAATTTGCGGTCCCAAACAGAGTCCTTATTGTTAGGTATccattttttctttctaaagtaaaaaaaaaaagcattccTCTTTTGTAGACCGAAGTGCAATCTTATCGCAATGAGAAATTACTATAACCCTGTACAAGTATCACGATCATCATAGGATCAACCCTCTTCGATTTTTGTTTCAATCAATCGGACAAAAGCTGCAGACCTGCAATTCCAATCCACCAGCAGCCGCGCCCTCTGTCTCAAAACCCACGCGTGTTCTGCGTCCCCTCCAGAGTCCAGACCCGAGCGAGAGTGATCATATCATATCTTCATGTTGGCGTACATGATGAACTGGAGCTCCTTGACGCAGTCCGGCATGGACGGCCGGGCGGCGCTGTCGAAGCAGACGCAgcgcgcggcgaggccggcgaacATGGACACCGACTCCACCGTGTAGGATCCCTTGGCCATGTCCCGGTCCACTACCCGGCGCAGCCTCTTCCGGTCGCCCACCACCTGGTGGATCCCCACGATGAGGTTCTGCTCCTGGGGCCCCTGGCTCAGGTCGATGGCCCGCCGCCCCGTCAGCAGCTCAAGCAGCACCACGCCGAACGCGTACACGTCGCTCTGCAGCGTCAGCTTCCCCGTCTGCAAAAGAGGACACAGCATTGGCAATTGGCATCGACATATGTCAGTGACAAGAGGTCAAGAACCTGAAAACTACTGGATGTGCAAGATCATGGTTACCAGCGCGTATTCGGGGTCGAAGTAGCCGAACGTGCCCAGGACCCTGGTGGTCGTGTGCAGGTCCTGGTCCTGCTGCATCAGCTTGGCGAGCCCGAAGTCCGAGATCTGACAGGGTTTCGATCAGCGATGCAATGCTGAGGTGACTAAGGGAAAGTTCGTGTCACAttaatatttggaggctaattaggaggactaaatatgagttaattataaaattaattgcacagatggaggctaaacgacgagatgaatctattaagcctaattaatccatcattagcaaatgtttactgtaacaacacattgtcaaatcatggactaattagacttaatagattcgtctcgccgtttagcctccagctgtgtaatgggttttgtaaatagcctacgtttaatactcctaattagtatctaaacattcgatatgacaggtgctaaaaataagtcagaggaaccaaacGGCCCCTAAGCAGCTATTTGATAccagggctaaaatttagccctgtcatatcggaCGTTTGGATGCTAtgtaggagaactaaatatgagttaattataaaactaattgtagaactcctggactaattcgcgagacgaatctattaaacctaattaatttatcattagcaaatggttattgtagaaccacattgtcaaatcatggactaattagacttaatagattcgtctcacgaattagcctccatctgtgtattagttttgtaattagactatatttaatactcctaattagtatctaaacatctgatgtgacagggctaaagtttagcccctggagctaaagtttagtccgtggcacatcgaatatttggaggctaattaggaggactaaatatgagttaattataaaactaattacatagatggaggctaaacggggagacgaatctattaagcctaattaatctatcattagcaaatggttactgtagcagcacattgtcaaatcatggactaaataggcttaatagattcgtctcgccgtttagcctccatctgtgcaatgggttttgtaaatagtctatttttaatactcataattagtatctaaacattcgatgtgacagagactaaagtttagtccgggatccaaacacccccccgctaaactttagcagggtcatatcgaatgttcggatgctaattaggaggactaaacatgagctaattacaaaactaattgcacagatggagtctaattcgcgagacgaatctattaagcctaattagtccatgatttaacaatgtggtgctacagtaaccatttgctaatgatggactaattatccttaatatattcgtctcgcgaattagacttcatctgtgcaattagttttgtaattagactatgtttaatacttctgattagtatcaaacatccgatgtgataggtgatAAAAGTTCAGCGGGTACCCCTAAGTTTTTCAGTTTGAGCAGAGATTGTTAGAATGATGGTACCAATGGTAACTGAAACTGAAACTACCTTGGCCTCGAAGTGCTCGGTGAGGAGGATGTTGCTGGACTTGAAGTCCCGGTGGACGACGGGGACGCCGACGGCCGTGCTGGAGTGCAGGTACGCCAGCGCCCTCGCCGCGCCCAGCGCGATCCGCAGCCGCAGCGGCCAGTCCATCTTCACCTCCCCAATGcctgaagaagaaaaaacttaTCAGGAAGCAACTTGTGAACATCCAGGCACACTGACATTTTTTCTCATTGTGGCATTGCAACTGGAAGAGGAAAAAATTGATGCTTGGTGTCACCGTTGAGGATGTCCTGGAGGTTGCCTTTGGGCATGAACTCGTAGACCACGAACCGGTGCTTCCCGTCGGCGCAGTAGCCGATCAGCGTCACCAGGTTGGGGTGGTCTAGCCTGCTCAGGATGTCGATCTCTACCCGAAACTCGCGCTCGCCGTCGGCCTGCTTGGAGGTGGGCAGGTCCATCTTCTTGATCGCAACGATCTTCACATCCAGCAGAAACTTCATACTGTTAGAATCGATTTCTGAACATTGCAAGTGGAATGTTGTATAGTTACTTAAGTACGAAACTACTGACTGGATGCTACTGCATACAAATTCTGAACTGAAAACGAAAAACATGCTTAGTGTTTTTGCTCAAAACTTGGGTGTCAAGTTTACTTTTATCATGAGAAATTGACAATCAAAGTTTGATGGATTTTGACTGGTGGTTGCCACTTTGTTTTCTTGAGAGTGGATGTTAAGACAAAACGTCACACCACTCTGATCGTTTCTTTCTGCTGGACGTATCACATCCAGGTCAGATGGCCATCGCCAACAAAATTAAAATAGCATGCCAAATACATGCAACAAAAAATGAACTTCTCTTCCAAACTGAATCATTGGTGCTAAGACTGCCGATAATTCGAAATGCTTCGGATGAAAGCTACTAAAGGACAAATTGACATCAACGTGTGAGCTTAAGCAAACACCTTAGCGTGTCTCTACAAATTCTGAAAATGAAGCCCGCGCCGACAGAAAGGGAAAATGACTGGGAATCGGTGAAAAGCACCTGGCCATCCTTGAGCACGCCTCTGTAAACCCGGCCGAAGCcgcccttgccgatgaggttcCGGTCGCTGAACATGTTGGtggcctcctccatctccttgaGCGTGAACACCATCGTGCAGTTGCGCTTCTTCGGTGGCGGGCTCTGCTCCTTCGCCTGCCACAGCTCGGCCGGCTTGTACACCCCTGCAGAGGATGTTCCTCAGATCATCAAAATTCCAACTCCTGCACACCTGCAATTTGCAAACTCACGCATATAATACAGaaggcaaaaaaataaaattgttcGCTCACATGGATTTAGCTGATCAAGTgatctgcttctcctcctcttgtTCCAGGATGAGACTATGTTGAACATCTTGAACCCTCCCTTTTCCATTTCTACTTAAGGGCAGTGGAATCACTACCCAAGAAATTTCTCGGCTTGTCGCGTGAAGATCTTCACGCGGGAACTTTCTGATGCATCTAGTTCGTCGATACCTTCCCGTGATCAAGAATTCAGAAATATTCCTTGCTCCGGCCCAAGGCACACAGGGGGCAGCACGCTTTACCAGAAAAGCACATGCCCTGTAGCTGCAAGAATGGCTACCACTGCAAGTATCAGCGCATAGAACACACGGCATGGTACCAATTCAGTCTTCATAATGGACACTCACACTCCTCTCAgaatggcaaaaaaaaacatgatgaaCAAGCAAATTAACAACGCTGACCTGAACCGATCGATGAACCGCCCGCGGCGCGCCACCGATCACGGAGGAGGATGTTGGATGGTCAGCAGCACAAGGACGAGAGTGGACGGGAGGGCACGGAGGTGCAGTACACAGTGCAGGCGAGCCAGGAGGATCAAGGGTAAAGAAGGAGACGATCTCTTGGGAGCCAAGTAGGATGACGAGACGCGCCACCTGCTATGGGGCTTTGGCCAAGAAGTAAAGGGAGGACAACGCAAACCGAGTAGGAGTGGGCATTACATTAGCAGCTCGCAAGGCATGTCGCATGTACAGAGGAGCGTGCTTCCGGGCCAAGGAATTGCCGAAACGGACGGTGCTTTGCGAGGGGCGGAAATGGAGTTTGAATGAGGAACGGGGCTGGTTGGTGCCGCAGGATAGGTTTCGGGCAGGAATCGTGGGGGGAAATGGTGAGTGGCGACGGGGACGTCTAAGGA harbors:
- the LOC117842316 gene encoding probable serine/threonine-protein kinase PBL28; amino-acid sequence: MEKGGFKMFNIVSSWNKRRRSRSLDQLNPWVYKPAELWQAKEQSPPPKKRNCTMVFTLKEMEEATNMFSDRNLIGKGGFGRVYRGVLKDGQIVAIKKMDLPTSKQADGEREFRVEIDILSRLDHPNLVTLIGYCADGKHRFVVYEFMPKGNLQDILNGIGEVKMDWPLRLRIALGAARALAYLHSSTAVGVPVVHRDFKSSNILLTEHFEAKISDFGLAKLMQQDQDLHTTTRVLGTFGYFDPEYALTGKLTLQSDVYAFGVVLLELLTGRRAIDLSQGPQEQNLIVGIHQVVGDRKRLRRVVDRDMAKGSYTVESVSMFAGLAARCVCFDSAARPSMPDCVKELQFIMYANMKI